In a genomic window of uncultured Flavobacterium sp.:
- a CDS encoding putative quinol monooxygenase codes for MISVTAILKSKKENIEQVKNMLNHLVNETRKEAACVRYDLHNAENVFIIWEEWKDQSGFDIHNNQPYLLDFIAKSETLVAAPIQVHKTIQIL; via the coding sequence ATGATTTCAGTTACAGCAATTTTAAAAAGCAAAAAAGAAAACATAGAACAAGTAAAAAATATGCTAAACCACTTGGTTAACGAAACCAGAAAAGAAGCAGCTTGCGTTCGTTACGATCTTCATAATGCCGAAAATGTTTTCATTATTTGGGAAGAATGGAAAGATCAGTCAGGTTTTGACATACATAATAATCAACCGTATTTGCTTGATTTCATTGCCAAAAGCGAAACTTTAGTTGCTGCACCAATTCAGGTTCACAAAACAATACAAATCTTGTAA
- a CDS encoding aldo/keto reductase — protein MEYRKLGNTELELSTITYGAFAIGGNMWGGNEKADSIASIHASIDHGVTTIDTAPFYGFGLSEEMIGEALKSQNRSKVQLLTKFGLVWDGSNNQKGEFFFDAEDNGKKIPVYKYASKANIIKEVEDSLKRLQTDYIDLLQIHWPDSTTPIQETMEALETLIQQGKIRAAGVSNYNAEQIKEAQKTIQLASNQVPFSMLNQAIQTDLVPLTIQENIGIIAYSPMERGLLTGKYFTDSKLKENDHRNGYFGQFDLQKVKTLVEELSSLANAKHISISQLVLRWTTLQKGITIVLAGARNAEQAISNAKTMNFDLSVSELDFINQAISKLK, from the coding sequence AAACGAAAAAGCAGATTCAATCGCTTCAATTCACGCTTCAATCGATCATGGCGTTACCACAATTGATACCGCTCCTTTTTACGGATTTGGTTTAAGCGAAGAAATGATCGGCGAAGCTTTAAAATCACAAAATAGATCAAAAGTTCAATTGTTAACCAAATTTGGTTTGGTTTGGGACGGAAGCAATAACCAAAAAGGAGAATTCTTTTTTGATGCCGAAGACAACGGAAAGAAAATCCCGGTTTACAAATACGCTTCAAAAGCAAATATTATCAAAGAAGTCGAAGACAGTTTAAAACGTCTTCAAACAGATTATATCGACTTATTACAAATTCACTGGCCAGACTCCACTACTCCAATTCAGGAAACTATGGAAGCTTTGGAAACCCTTATTCAACAAGGAAAAATCAGAGCAGCCGGAGTTAGTAACTACAATGCAGAACAAATTAAAGAAGCACAAAAAACAATTCAGTTAGCCTCAAATCAGGTTCCTTTTAGTATGTTGAATCAAGCGATTCAAACAGATTTAGTTCCGCTTACGATTCAGGAAAATATCGGAATTATAGCTTACAGTCCGATGGAAAGAGGTTTGTTAACCGGAAAATATTTTACAGACAGCAAATTAAAAGAAAACGATCATAGAAATGGCTATTTCGGTCAATTTGACCTTCAAAAAGTAAAAACTTTAGTCGAAGAATTAAGTTCATTAGCAAACGCAAAACATATTTCAATCTCGCAATTAGTTTTACGCTGGACCACTTTACAAAAAGGAATTACAATAGTTTTAGCCGGAGCAAGAAATGCTGAACAAGCAATTTCAAACGCAAAAACAATGAATTTCGATTTATCAGTTTCAGAACTTGATTTTATTAATCAGGCTATTTCAAAATTAAAATAA
- a CDS encoding zinc-dependent alcohol dehydrogenase family protein, with product MKALFTNTYESDFVTTETEKPSPKKGEVLVKIHASGVNPIDNKIRIGVSPYASPVLPAILGTDLAGVIEEIGESVTEFKVGDEVYGLAGGVLGLQGTLAEYTAVDADLLALKPKNLTMKEAAAIPLVLLTAWEGLIDRAKVKKGDKVLVHAGAGGVGHMVVQLAKNLGAEVYATVSSQKADIVKAFGATPIDYRTETVEDYVNKYTDGKGFDIIYDTVGGQSFDDSLKAIRHYGQISSCYAFGTHTLATSSLRSASIHGIFVLHPMISGEGRKHHGDILKETTKLIEEGKLKPILDPRKFTLENALEAHKAVNDGSSVGKIVIDIV from the coding sequence ATGAAAGCACTTTTTACAAACACATACGAATCTGATTTTGTAACTACAGAAACAGAAAAACCAAGTCCTAAAAAAGGGGAAGTTTTAGTAAAAATACACGCAAGTGGCGTTAACCCGATCGACAATAAAATCCGAATTGGAGTTTCACCTTATGCATCTCCGGTTTTACCGGCTATTTTAGGAACTGATCTTGCCGGCGTTATCGAAGAAATTGGCGAAAGCGTGACTGAATTTAAAGTTGGCGACGAAGTTTACGGACTTGCCGGAGGTGTTCTTGGTCTTCAAGGAACTTTAGCCGAATATACAGCTGTTGATGCTGATTTATTAGCTCTAAAACCAAAAAACCTAACCATGAAAGAAGCTGCTGCAATTCCGCTAGTATTACTTACCGCTTGGGAAGGTTTGATTGACAGAGCCAAAGTAAAAAAAGGAGATAAAGTTCTTGTTCATGCAGGAGCCGGTGGTGTCGGCCATATGGTTGTTCAACTTGCTAAAAATCTTGGTGCCGAGGTTTATGCAACAGTTTCTTCTCAAAAAGCAGACATTGTAAAAGCATTTGGAGCAACTCCAATCGATTATAGAACCGAAACCGTTGAAGATTATGTCAACAAATATACTGATGGTAAAGGATTTGATATTATTTATGATACTGTTGGAGGTCAATCTTTTGACGATTCATTAAAAGCAATCCGTCATTACGGGCAAATTAGCAGTTGCTACGCCTTCGGGACACATACTTTAGCAACAAGTTCACTTCGTTCTGCCAGTATTCATGGTATTTTTGTTTTGCACCCAATGATTAGTGGTGAAGGAAGAAAACATCATGGTGATATCCTTAAAGAAACTACAAAACTAATTGAAGAAGGAAAACTAAAACCCATTTTAGATCCTAGAAAATTCACTTTAGAAAATGCTCTGGAAGCGCATAAAGCCGTAAACGATGGTTCTTCTGTTGGAAAAATTGTTATTGATATTGTTTAA
- a CDS encoding NAD(P)H-dependent oxidoreductase: protein MKKIFIINGSQNFAHSGGQFNQTITDWTIEYLTNSKQFEIKTTDIKHEIDLNQEVEKFVWADLVVYHTPVWWFQLPNGFKKYIDDVFTAGHQKGIYRSDGRTRTNPDINYGTGGLLHGRKYMLTTSWNAPATAFTLPGEFFEETSVDDGVMFGFHKMNKFVGMEKLDGFHFHDVEKGATAENIGIFKKEYTKHLEQIFKTL, encoded by the coding sequence ATGAAGAAAATATTTATCATCAACGGCAGTCAAAATTTCGCGCATTCAGGCGGACAATTCAACCAAACCATTACCGATTGGACAATAGAATACTTAACAAACAGCAAGCAATTCGAAATTAAAACAACCGACATAAAACACGAAATTGACTTGAATCAGGAAGTCGAAAAATTTGTTTGGGCTGATTTAGTCGTTTATCACACACCAGTTTGGTGGTTTCAATTACCAAATGGTTTCAAAAAATATATCGACGACGTTTTTACTGCGGGACATCAAAAAGGAATCTACAGAAGCGACGGAAGAACCAGAACAAATCCGGATATTAATTACGGAACCGGAGGACTTTTACACGGACGTAAGTACATGTTAACCACAAGTTGGAATGCACCTGCAACTGCTTTTACACTTCCGGGAGAATTCTTCGAAGAAACATCTGTAGATGATGGAGTTATGTTTGGTTTCCATAAAATGAATAAATTTGTAGGTATGGAAAAATTAGATGGATTCCATTTTCATGATGTTGAAAAAGGTGCCACAGCAGAAAATATTGGTATCTTTAAAAAAGAATACACCAAACATTTAGAACAAATCTTTAAAACCTTATAA
- a CDS encoding PKD domain-containing protein yields the protein MKKTYFFTAVFLLQFFISFGQNQNPIGCGTQLSQKEEAAFVKSLSKIKTWKKGNTKRSATTPYIIPVVFHILADGTNINNVFTKEQMKCRIDDALLTANKDFNGLFPEYATTDPRFDAVKSKLNIQFVLATVDPDGNPLEIPGLDWHPEAHIVDGYDAKIFDYIWYGKNNRYYLDVVVVDEPNTGQGSVGSGHAFLPIQDAIPRVAFNHRYIGSTCGSNASATFAKVMTHEFGHYFGLKHTFQDDCDPVNDGMADTPPTKVAEGCARNVLNSCGVYANAENHMDYNTDCQNMYTKDQTNAMTYWLDDMTVAKYPRGVLWQQSNLSSVGVIEAAPVADFSSNTTAICSGKTIAFKDLSLGLPTSRVWTFEGGTPATSTALNPVVAYNASGKYKVTLEVTNSLGTNIKQVLNYIDVDQKSAINLVENFRGSFPPAGWEVTNPDNGLTWEKRKNVGHNDTSCMIMNNADNAVVGSLDYIRLPYLDFTAGQNSQLFFDVAYTKFDDASPDVLKVQVSTDCGLTWNDVYSKTHTVLQTTEVPTALANNWVPVTDANWRKEVVDLSAYQGNSNVSIRFANVSGYGTRIWIDNVNVAINQAATPVSDFASAVRGTRCSSITVPFLDVSTGNPTSWSWSFPGGTPASSTIKNPIVTYNTPGSYAVTLSTTNANGTGTTLAKSNFITVVNPDKVSYTEGFENSFPPAEWEIINPDNKLTWEKRVGVGHNSSSCMVMNNADNAKVGETDEIILKPADLSVGITDFSFDVAYAKFDAASPDVLEILASKDCGLTWESVYLKTHTELETFVSTDPNNWIPTSDSHWRTERVILSKYKGQSNVLFKFKNTSGYGSRIWIDNLKFTFDSKATPFSEFVVENERLCSDLPISFKDNSTGEPTSWSWSFPGGTPANSTSKTPTVIYDSPGTYNVTLTASNAYGTGSVMSKTGVVVVKGKNSVPFLENFEASFPIQDWEIINLDKDAITWEKRSDAGKGDLSCLVINNADNPTGKIDELILKAMDFSTSTTPFLYFDLAYTQYLNALDPTPAPDHIDIEVSSDCGVTWTNVYSKNQIQLQTVSPAIQDDPATTGANETNDWIPTKDSDWRAEKIDLSIVKNQKNVLLKIKNTSGYGTRIWFDNLKIDNGPNLAVAKPKKGLNNLAGVKVYPNPSSNVFYLNTPSSTDDYTVTVHSVEGKLIYTETFSGGNDSDKAINLSGKAKGVYFLNVTSSTKKTYVQKIIKE from the coding sequence TTGAAAAAAACCTACTTTTTTACGGCAGTTTTTCTGCTGCAATTTTTCATTTCTTTTGGGCAAAACCAAAACCCAATTGGATGCGGAACTCAATTATCTCAAAAGGAAGAAGCAGCTTTTGTGAAATCTTTGTCTAAAATTAAAACCTGGAAAAAGGGCAATACAAAAAGGTCAGCTACTACACCTTATATTATTCCGGTGGTGTTTCATATTCTTGCAGATGGAACGAACATCAATAATGTCTTTACTAAAGAACAAATGAAGTGCAGGATTGATGATGCATTGCTTACGGCAAACAAAGATTTTAATGGTTTGTTTCCAGAGTATGCAACGACTGACCCTCGTTTTGATGCTGTTAAAAGTAAATTGAACATTCAGTTTGTTTTGGCTACTGTTGATCCGGACGGAAATCCTTTAGAAATTCCCGGTTTAGACTGGCATCCGGAAGCTCATATAGTTGATGGTTATGATGCTAAAATTTTTGATTATATATGGTATGGCAAAAACAATCGATATTATTTGGATGTTGTGGTTGTTGATGAGCCAAATACTGGGCAGGGATCTGTTGGTTCAGGACATGCATTTTTGCCAATTCAGGATGCTATTCCGCGTGTTGCATTCAATCACAGGTATATTGGCAGTACATGTGGCTCAAATGCAAGCGCTACTTTTGCAAAAGTAATGACACATGAGTTTGGTCATTATTTTGGTTTAAAACACACTTTTCAGGATGATTGTGATCCTGTAAATGATGGAATGGCTGATACTCCGCCAACTAAGGTTGCCGAAGGCTGTGCAAGAAATGTTTTGAATAGCTGTGGGGTTTATGCAAATGCTGAAAATCACATGGATTATAATACAGATTGCCAGAATATGTATACCAAAGATCAGACAAATGCAATGACATATTGGCTAGATGATATGACTGTTGCTAAATATCCAAGAGGGGTATTATGGCAGCAAAGCAATCTTAGTTCAGTTGGAGTAATCGAGGCCGCTCCGGTTGCTGATTTTAGCAGTAATACAACTGCCATTTGTTCTGGAAAAACAATCGCTTTCAAAGATCTTTCTTTAGGATTGCCAACTTCGAGAGTCTGGACTTTTGAAGGTGGTACTCCGGCAACTTCCACAGCGTTAAATCCGGTTGTTGCTTATAACGCATCCGGAAAATACAAAGTAACATTGGAGGTAACGAACTCTCTTGGAACGAATATAAAACAAGTACTGAATTACATTGATGTCGATCAAAAATCGGCGATAAATTTAGTTGAAAACTTTAGAGGTTCTTTTCCTCCTGCGGGATGGGAAGTTACAAATCCTGACAATGGATTGACATGGGAAAAACGAAAAAATGTGGGCCACAATGATACTTCGTGTATGATTATGAACAATGCTGATAATGCGGTAGTAGGTTCATTGGATTATATCAGATTGCCTTATCTTGATTTTACGGCTGGACAAAATAGTCAGTTGTTTTTTGATGTTGCTTACACCAAATTTGACGATGCAAGCCCCGATGTTTTAAAAGTGCAGGTTTCTACTGATTGCGGACTTACCTGGAATGATGTTTACTCAAAAACACATACCGTTTTACAAACTACAGAGGTACCTACAGCGTTGGCAAATAATTGGGTACCGGTTACAGATGCTAACTGGAGAAAAGAAGTAGTAGATCTTAGTGCTTATCAGGGAAACAGCAATGTTTCTATTAGGTTTGCAAATGTATCGGGATACGGAACAAGAATTTGGATTGATAATGTAAATGTTGCTATTAATCAGGCTGCTACTCCGGTTTCTGATTTTGCGTCTGCAGTTAGAGGTACCCGATGCAGCAGTATTACGGTTCCTTTTTTAGATGTTTCGACAGGAAATCCTACTTCTTGGAGCTGGTCTTTTCCGGGAGGTACGCCGGCTAGTTCTACAATAAAAAATCCGATAGTAACTTATAACACACCTGGTTCTTATGCAGTAACACTTTCTACTACAAATGCAAACGGAACAGGAACGACGCTTGCTAAAAGTAATTTTATAACAGTTGTAAATCCTGACAAAGTATCTTACACAGAGGGTTTTGAAAATTCTTTTCCTCCTGCAGAATGGGAAATTATTAATCCGGACAACAAATTAACATGGGAAAAACGAGTTGGCGTTGGGCACAATTCTTCGTCATGTATGGTAATGAATAATGCAGATAACGCTAAAGTTGGTGAAACAGACGAAATTATTCTAAAACCTGCTGATTTATCTGTTGGTATAACCGATTTTTCGTTTGATGTTGCTTATGCCAAATTTGATGCCGCAAGTCCTGACGTTCTTGAAATTCTGGCTTCAAAAGATTGTGGCCTTACATGGGAAAGTGTTTATTTAAAAACACACACTGAATTGGAAACATTTGTAAGTACAGATCCAAATAATTGGATTCCAACTTCAGATTCACATTGGAGAACCGAAAGAGTGATATTGTCAAAGTATAAAGGACAATCGAATGTTTTATTTAAGTTTAAAAATACTTCCGGATATGGTTCACGAATATGGATTGATAATTTGAAATTTACTTTTGATAGTAAAGCAACGCCATTTTCAGAATTTGTAGTAGAAAATGAAAGATTGTGCAGTGATTTGCCAATTTCATTTAAAGATAATTCAACCGGAGAACCTACTTCATGGTCATGGTCATTTCCGGGCGGTACACCTGCGAACTCTACTAGCAAAACGCCTACAGTGATTTATGATAGCCCGGGAACTTATAATGTGACTTTAACCGCTTCTAATGCTTACGGAACAGGATCAGTTATGTCAAAAACTGGTGTCGTTGTTGTAAAAGGTAAAAATAGTGTTCCGTTTTTAGAAAATTTCGAAGCAAGTTTTCCTATTCAGGATTGGGAGATTATTAATCTTGACAAAGATGCTATAACATGGGAAAAACGCTCTGATGCCGGTAAAGGTGATTTGTCTTGTCTGGTTATTAATAATGCTGATAATCCTACCGGTAAGATAGATGAACTGATTTTGAAAGCAATGGATTTTTCTACTTCAACAACTCCGTTTTTATATTTTGATCTTGCTTATACACAGTATTTAAATGCACTTGATCCAACTCCGGCTCCAGATCATATAGACATAGAGGTGTCATCAGATTGTGGTGTTACCTGGACAAATGTGTATTCTAAAAATCAAATACAGTTACAAACCGTTTCGCCGGCAATTCAGGATGATCCGGCAACAACAGGAGCGAATGAAACTAACGATTGGATTCCGACCAAAGATTCTGATTGGAGAGCAGAAAAAATTGATTTAAGTATTGTAAAAAATCAGAAAAATGTTTTGCTTAAAATAAAAAACACTTCGGGATATGGAACCAGAATTTGGTTTGATAATTTAAAAATTGACAATGGACCAAATTTAGCGGTAGCAAAACCTAAAAAAGGATTAAATAATTTAGCGGGAGTTAAAGTGTATCCAAATCCATCCAGTAATGTGTTCTATTTGAATACACCATCTTCTACAGATGATTATACGGTTACGGTTCATAGTGTAGAAGGAAAATTGATTTATACCGAGACTTTCTCAGGAGGAAATGATAGTGATAAAGCTATTAATTTATCAGGAAAAGCAAAAGGTGTCTATTTTCTTAATGTGACTTCTTCGACTAAGAAGACTTATGTTCAGAAAATAATAAAGGAGTAG